From a single Micromonospora pallida genomic region:
- a CDS encoding DMT family transporter, whose product MTATREAGTVPSTAVRLTGVGLAVFSGTTVALQSRINGELGVRLGDGIAAAVVSFGLGLLILLVLVPAAPAGRRGLHRLRAALREGSLRPWQCLGGACGAFFVAAQGLTIGTLGVAVFTVAVVAGQSGSSLAVDRAGVGPTGRQPVTPHRLAGASLAVVAVLIAVGDRLSEPGMLVLALLPLLAGVSIAWQQAVNGQVRAASGSALTATLVNFAVGMLALLAVFAAVLLVRGLPAGGLPTEPWLYLGGPIGILFITIAAAIVRFTGVLLLGLATIAGQIVGAVLLDVVLPTAARHPGPATLVGAVLTLVATLIAAVGPPVRR is encoded by the coding sequence GTGACGGCCACCCGGGAGGCCGGCACGGTTCCGTCGACGGCTGTGCGGCTCACCGGGGTCGGGCTCGCCGTGTTCTCCGGCACCACCGTGGCCCTTCAGTCGCGGATCAACGGCGAACTGGGCGTACGCCTCGGCGACGGGATCGCCGCCGCCGTGGTCTCCTTCGGGCTGGGTCTGCTGATCCTGCTGGTGCTGGTCCCTGCTGCCCCGGCCGGGCGGCGGGGACTGCACCGGCTCCGCGCCGCCCTCCGGGAAGGGTCGCTGCGGCCGTGGCAGTGTCTCGGCGGGGCCTGCGGCGCGTTCTTCGTGGCCGCCCAGGGACTCACCATCGGCACGCTCGGGGTCGCGGTCTTCACCGTCGCGGTGGTTGCCGGGCAGTCCGGCAGCAGCCTGGCGGTGGACCGGGCCGGCGTCGGGCCGACCGGGCGGCAGCCGGTGACCCCCCACCGGCTGGCCGGGGCGTCGCTGGCCGTGGTGGCGGTCCTCATCGCCGTCGGCGACCGGTTGAGCGAGCCCGGCATGCTGGTGCTGGCCCTGTTGCCGCTGCTCGCCGGGGTCAGCATCGCCTGGCAACAGGCGGTCAACGGCCAGGTGCGCGCGGCCTCGGGCAGCGCGCTCACCGCCACGCTGGTCAACTTCGCCGTCGGCATGCTGGCACTGCTCGCCGTCTTCGCCGCCGTCCTGCTGGTGCGGGGCCTACCGGCCGGCGGCCTCCCGACCGAACCATGGCTCTACCTGGGTGGCCCGATCGGCATCCTGTTCATCACGATCGCGGCGGCGATCGTCCGGTTCACCGGGGTGCTCCTGCTCGGCCTGGCGACCATCGCCGGTCAGATCGTCGGGGCCGTGCTGTTGGACGTGGTGCTGCCCACGGCGGCCCGGCATCCCGGGCCGGCCACCCTGGTCGGCGCCGTCCTCACCCTGGTCGCCACGCTGATCGCCGCGGTCGGTCCGCCGGTGCGCCGCTGA
- the glpX gene encoding class II fructose-bisphosphatase, producing the protein MTNTRTRIPQDLDRNLALDLVRVTEAAAMAAGRWVGRGDKEGGDGAAVDAMRKLINSIPMRGVVVIGEGEKDNAPMLFNGEEVGDGSGPEVDVAVDPIDGTTLMSKGMPNALAVLAVAERGAMFDPSAVFYMEKLAVGPAYADVIDINAGVADNLRRIAKVKGTDVSEVTVCVLDRPRHDDLVAQIRKTGAGIRFISDGDIAGAIAAARGESDVDVLMGIGGTPEGITAACALKCMGGMMQAKLWPRDDAERTKALDAGHDLDRVLTTDDLVTGDNCFFVATGVTSGDLLRGVSYRAGGAYTQSIVMRSKSGTIRVIDSYHRLEKLALYSAVDFDGRPLAEQE; encoded by the coding sequence ATGACCAACACCAGGACGCGGATCCCGCAGGATCTCGACCGCAACCTCGCCCTCGACCTGGTCCGGGTCACCGAGGCGGCGGCGATGGCCGCCGGGCGGTGGGTCGGCCGGGGCGACAAGGAGGGCGGGGACGGGGCAGCCGTCGACGCCATGCGCAAGCTGATCAACTCGATCCCGATGCGGGGTGTCGTGGTGATCGGCGAGGGCGAGAAGGACAACGCCCCGATGCTCTTCAACGGCGAGGAGGTCGGTGACGGCAGCGGCCCCGAGGTGGACGTGGCGGTCGACCCGATCGACGGCACCACGCTGATGAGCAAGGGCATGCCGAACGCCCTGGCGGTGCTCGCGGTGGCCGAGCGGGGTGCGATGTTCGACCCGAGCGCGGTCTTCTACATGGAGAAACTCGCCGTCGGGCCGGCGTACGCGGACGTGATCGACATCAACGCCGGGGTCGCCGACAACCTGCGCCGGATCGCCAAGGTCAAGGGCACCGACGTCTCCGAGGTGACCGTCTGCGTACTGGACCGTCCCCGCCACGACGACCTGGTCGCCCAGATCCGCAAGACCGGGGCGGGCATCCGGTTCATCTCCGACGGCGACATCGCCGGTGCCATCGCCGCCGCCCGGGGCGAGTCCGACGTCGACGTGCTGATGGGCATCGGCGGCACCCCGGAGGGGATCACCGCCGCCTGCGCGCTGAAGTGCATGGGCGGGATGATGCAGGCCAAGCTCTGGCCCCGGGACGACGCGGAGCGGACCAAGGCCCTCGACGCCGGCCACGACCTGGACCGGGTGCTCACCACCGACGACCTGGTCACCGGGGACAACTGCTTCTTCGTGGCCACCGGCGTCACCTCGGGCGACCTGCTGCGCGGGGTGAGCTACCGGGCCGGTGGGGCGTACACGCAGTCGATCGTGATGCGGTCCAAGAGCGGCACGATCCGGGTGATCGACTCCTACCACCGCCTCGAGAAGCTGGCGCTCTACTCGGCCGTCGACTTCGACGGCCGCCCCCTGGCCGAACAGGAGTGA
- a CDS encoding DUF4245 domain-containing protein, translating into METADRVPADSTPPDGQPPLTPPGTPTTPPQGQPPVPDRATGDTPPGPEPAAGRTGEPAGSDSASAEPAEPAGAAPAGAEPALVDPVTPQQAAAPAAGRAARSERSPKDMAISLLVLLVPIALLLAFYRGFLGGEQPTTVDPAPAIEQARAANAFPVGEPTGLGSDWRTTTARFQQTEQGASLRLGYLTPEGRGVQLVQSNVPVERLLPQELTERSQPQGALDLDGQSWQRYTARGNERALVLLEPARTVIVVGEASESELRELADSVR; encoded by the coding sequence GTGGAGACCGCAGACCGCGTACCCGCCGATTCGACCCCGCCGGACGGCCAGCCACCGCTGACCCCGCCCGGGACGCCGACGACCCCGCCGCAGGGGCAGCCGCCGGTGCCCGACCGGGCGACGGGGGACACCCCGCCCGGACCAGAACCCGCTGCCGGCCGCACCGGGGAACCGGCCGGGTCGGATTCAGCGTCCGCCGAGCCGGCTGAGCCCGCCGGGGCGGCTCCGGCCGGCGCAGAACCGGCGCTGGTGGACCCGGTGACCCCGCAACAGGCGGCAGCCCCGGCGGCCGGACGTGCGGCGCGTTCCGAGCGCTCCCCGAAGGACATGGCGATCTCGCTGCTGGTGCTCCTCGTCCCGATCGCCCTTCTGCTTGCCTTCTACCGGGGTTTCCTCGGCGGCGAGCAGCCGACGACCGTCGACCCAGCGCCCGCCATCGAGCAGGCGCGGGCGGCGAACGCCTTCCCGGTGGGCGAGCCCACCGGCCTCGGCTCCGACTGGCGTACCACCACGGCCCGGTTCCAGCAGACCGAGCAGGGAGCGAGCCTGCGCCTGGGCTACCTGACCCCGGAGGGGCGGGGGGTCCAGCTCGTGCAGAGCAACGTGCCGGTGGAGCGGCTCCTACCCCAGGAACTCACCGAGCGGAGCCAGCCGCAGGGCGCGCTCGATCTGGACGGCCAGAGCTGGCAGCGTTACACCGCCCGGGGCAACGAGCGTGCCCTGGTACTCCTGGAACCCGCGCGGACGGTGATCGTGGTGGGGGAGGCGAGCGAGAGCGAACTACGCGAGTTGGCCGACTCCGTACGGTAG